The following coding sequences lie in one bacterium genomic window:
- a CDS encoding histidinol-phosphate transaminase — translation MTLVPPYIESLIPYKPGKSAEQIREQYGIEKIIKLASNENPIGSSPKGIEAAKSSYHDIQLYPDGGLMLRKKLAKLYEVKLDNVVVGNGSESILANIVRTFMLDDEEILTVAGTFIGIYVAAWSRGVKLVTLPLKNFAYDLEALADAITPKTKIIYLANPNNPTGTYFTKTEFEIFMKRVPSRVLVILDEAYCEYAEDFDDYPDSMTYRLDNVMTLRTFSKAYGLAAVRIGYGFGHEDLCRNVLKVKLPFEPSSVAQAAGAGALDDEDFLKLTQETNRIGRVEMPKLYDELGLRYVPSAANFFMLPFETEAQALKLSEELEKRGVIVRPLRGFMLPHCVRITIGTPEQNEFLAEALRDICMAQA, via the coding sequence ATGACTTTAGTTCCACCTTACATTGAATCCCTAATACCCTACAAACCCGGGAAGTCGGCGGAGCAGATTCGCGAGCAATACGGTATCGAAAAGATCATCAAGCTCGCGTCGAACGAAAATCCGATCGGATCGTCGCCCAAGGGAATCGAGGCGGCGAAGAGTTCATATCACGACATTCAGCTTTATCCTGATGGCGGACTGATGCTGCGCAAAAAGCTTGCTAAGCTCTATGAAGTCAAGCTGGATAATGTGGTCGTCGGGAACGGTTCCGAGTCGATTCTGGCAAATATCGTACGCACGTTCATGCTCGATGACGAAGAAATCCTGACGGTGGCCGGAACGTTCATAGGAATCTATGTCGCGGCCTGGTCGCGCGGCGTGAAGTTGGTGACCCTGCCCCTTAAGAATTTCGCTTATGATCTCGAAGCATTGGCCGATGCGATTACGCCCAAGACGAAGATTATCTATCTGGCCAATCCGAACAATCCGACCGGTACCTATTTCACCAAGACAGAGTTTGAGATATTCATGAAACGCGTGCCGTCGCGCGTGCTGGTGATACTGGATGAAGCTTACTGCGAGTATGCGGAAGATTTCGATGACTATCCCGATTCGATGACCTACCGCCTCGATAATGTCATGACGCTCAGAACCTTTTCAAAAGCATACGGTCTGGCGGCGGTGCGCATCGGGTATGGATTCGGTCACGAAGACTTGTGCCGGAACGTCTTAAAGGTCAAACTCCCGTTTGAACCATCCAGTGTCGCTCAGGCGGCCGGTGCGGGTGCGCTCGATGATGAGGACTTTCTGAAGCTCACGCAGGAGACCAACCGCATAGGACGTGTGGAAATGCCGAAACTCTACGACGAGCTCGGACTTCGGTATGTTCCTTCCGCTGCGAACTTCTTCATGCTGCCTTTTGAGACTGAGGCGCAGGCCTTGAAACTGTCAGAGGAGCTTGAGAAACGCGGTGTGATTGTGCGTCCGCTCAGAGGATTCATGCTTCCGCATTGCGTCCGGATAACGATTGGAACGCCGGAGCAGAATGAGTTTCTGGCGGAAGCCCTGCGCGATATTTGTATGGCACAGGCATAG
- a CDS encoding VCBS repeat-containing protein — MKLRALLFCGCVLLLTGAANAQFNCFLLYDCTTDPGLTYQCGFTGAPLPDGTTIAQIFWDANDNGPDAADQLARIDGPVFGRANFNSMPFNSVDDLGCEGGFYSYDLFTISTNTPQPSRYWVRVCVPGQNRYWRTNSFTITDGYSEVTFRQADWTCVEEACGGCITPDAVTNFQASDNSCSQVTMTWSPYPADQSVDSLFIYRSNTDTLVARVARAATQYVYSNAPQGSYGYIIIARSVQGNDTCFSTSRSDNGTRLPSALGPATCTASDNRCGSVIVSWTVPNNIATIDSFAIFRDGIEVGRQIRGQAGQPNSDTIFIAGTANYTVAGWNAGCGAGTQSAPDQGTAFAAPAVPANVTASVGQCLVTVNWTPSAGATGYIVYRDGNQIGTPAAPPFTHEPPTPNQNNNYTVAARNTNNPADCQTSAQSAPAVGSDIDEPLAPSNVQATDSTLCFVQVTWTDNSNNELGFIIRRGGVNIDTVAAGLQTYNDTTAAQGTVYSYTVLAYNACGNSTIPTANSGSRKQVPPQVTGVNATDNLPDRVTVTWTNIIRETNYRILRDAVQLAIVNADITTYDDMTAVPNVVYMYTVQAYNECGDGAVSVGNTGQVLASLSPPTNVQATDDLCNRVDVTWTDTQNETGYNILRDGNQIGSVAANATNFSDNTAVPGVVYAYIVQATGPGGPANSTPDNGGRAPLPQAPALVWVSSTCTGVNFSYERGDFADTTVFFLDGVQINTSVGAAGNFNVTLPDDAEHVVYAIGANECGRGDTSEQYIVSRLQAPGVVTDLTGTSENCADVLLEWTDPAGADEIHIYRNLVLIATVPFGVGEYLDNVGNGPATYEYFVRAENECDVGATSEEIEVSVAQAPTVPTNVIASDTSCFFVWVTWDASLGDVDYYNIYRDGQLVGNSNPGVRIFSDSPPDALPHDYAVSAGSAECIDSEASDPVPGRKLESVGIPTGLVAAEARCDTLSFCWTAASGDVDGYIIYANGVPIDTVVATCFGYLPATPGQRTYRVSAYSALCGEGGLSAPIDIQLLASPIAPPSFAGSSNSCSGVTLTWGAQPANTALAGYRIYRGATLIFEGAAHNDDRTFVDAGASEGVNNYTIVAYSLTTGCDDSDPAATSGTVLPFPTTPTNVQASDTSCSDVYVTWTASTGTFDGYNVYRNGAFVAFVAAPTTNYTDTGIAGGTTASYTVAATDDVCGTTAQSAADNGTRLEGPDAPTNVTASNNDCDEILVSWSAAPGDVTEYRVFRNGALAGTVLPPTTQFADTPPAGVYEYTVRAYSVFCGETNPSAPATGERLPQMGQVTGVTASVDSCDGILITWSAYPGATEYRVYRSDDPNNWWSSLAPHLTSVFDNSVPEGVPYSYRVTAVNPCNEGPQSAPATGQRAETPSQVTGLTATQNLVSEVCLSWNDVNGELNYNIYRNGTLIASNSADDVTYCDGTASPGVTYTYTVAATNVCGEGDLSAGAQGVAVFSLSQVTGVTASTTDCNQICLSWSDIENETGYEILRDGALLASVGANVTTYCDLTSVPGVCYNYTVRGFNIGGAGPESVIVQGCRRNIPAQVQGLTATTTNCSMVILNWTDTADEDRYDVYRNGVLLVQNVPANTTTYNDNTATPGVAYMYTILAVNACGNAPQSAPAQGAVATVPPLVAGLTASNNICSQIALTWQDQLSETGYLVYRDGNLTTPIATVPANQTNYTDTGVTGVHTYNVRAINNCGNGEAGSAVAGEGLTVPGVATGVAAAENCGNVTVTWNAPATQPIQEYRVLRNGSQIATVPVGTTMYMDANVAAGTYSYRIVTANQCGAGAQSALSNSVTVIPNLVQVTGFTAVPSNCFCINLNWSNVANESGYYIYCNGVIVDTVGANVTTLTYCPADTQTCSVQVAAFNSCQIGPLSSAIVVTPNTYPPAISGFTASENLCDRVLLQWTAYSHSGVSLLKIRRNGANVANVPAGTTSYNQLGVWPQSTYSISALRVCAPGDTIESPLATDGGRTAPTPIGPSQMAASDDGCGIVTVTFTFTDVDGQDSVHVKRNGNVIARLAGGLPNVQRSYVDASPLPAVAVYEVCALSNICGQGGCANDVGQAAPVAGAVTNLAATNDRCNTIILTWTGTQYATQYVVRRNGAVLANVPQGTFVYSDNVPTGTTNSYTVAATNDCGSGPQTPPVTGSTIPLPAVPTGVAASDGLCNQVIVSWNLVATATSYQVWRNNTLLADNIPGAFNSYTDNNVQPGVTYNYQVRGVNQCGLGVLSAPTTGFSAQQVATVTNITATVNLNDRVRLTWNNVAQETGYEILRGFPPQSIATVSADVTSYNDFSAAPGVEYEYRVRAFNNCGLGEMSTVVYGYRVPVDPIIFGVVTVTTELYGCMSAVPADMDGDGDMDVVAAGMFADKVMWYENNGTWDYTPHVVIADWDGARSVAVGDLDGDGDLDIAAVAQFANELMWFRKNANGTFTPNIILTNYRGARDVIIVDMDGDGDRDLVTAACDDNDVSWWRNNGSGVFTRFVVDNNFVGARSIEVADIGNDGDKDILGAAYEGGMLAWWSNNGTQSFTRHVLATGWFGASYINAAHLNNDNVLDIYFCVAQQPMIAWWDGATMEQNYITSLLPFPRELDAVDMDDDGRADLLVAANEPNEISWWRNTDNRFYRNVMSSSFTQASVVKGADFDGDQDTDVLGAGEGTIKIWLSSLLDVVEGASIIRPQDDDNEGGDRPAFGHVAIPLVHELSANYPNPFNPTTQIRFGLPEADYVKLTVYDITGREVARLAEGSFGAGYHTVTFDASQFASGVYLYRMEAGSFVQSRKMVLMK; from the coding sequence ATGAAGTTACGTGCTCTACTATTCTGCGGATGCGTTCTGCTTTTGACCGGTGCGGCGAACGCACAGTTTAACTGCTTCCTGCTGTACGATTGCACAACAGATCCCGGTTTGACGTACCAATGCGGCTTTACGGGTGCTCCGCTGCCGGACGGAACGACGATCGCCCAGATTTTCTGGGATGCGAACGATAACGGTCCGGACGCAGCCGACCAGCTTGCCCGTATCGACGGACCCGTCTTTGGCCGCGCAAACTTCAACAGCATGCCCTTCAATTCGGTGGATGATCTGGGTTGTGAAGGCGGATTCTATTCCTATGACCTATTTACGATTTCCACGAATACGCCGCAGCCGTCGCGCTACTGGGTGCGGGTCTGTGTGCCCGGGCAGAATCGCTATTGGCGAACGAACTCCTTCACGATTACGGACGGTTACAGTGAAGTGACGTTTCGTCAGGCGGATTGGACATGTGTGGAAGAGGCCTGCGGCGGCTGCATCACGCCGGATGCGGTGACCAATTTTCAGGCTTCTGACAACTCGTGTTCGCAGGTGACGATGACGTGGAGTCCTTATCCTGCTGACCAGAGTGTGGACTCGCTGTTCATCTACCGCAGCAACACGGATACGCTGGTGGCGCGTGTCGCCAGAGCGGCTACGCAGTATGTCTATTCGAATGCTCCGCAGGGCTCCTATGGCTATATCATCATCGCCCGCTCGGTACAGGGCAATGACACCTGTTTTTCGACCAGCAGGTCAGATAACGGAACGCGTCTGCCCTCGGCCTTGGGTCCGGCGACCTGCACAGCTTCAGACAACCGCTGCGGAAGCGTGATTGTTTCGTGGACGGTGCCGAATAACATTGCGACGATTGACTCGTTTGCCATTTTCCGAGACGGTATTGAAGTAGGTAGACAGATTCGCGGGCAGGCCGGACAGCCGAACAGCGACACCATTTTCATCGCCGGAACTGCCAATTATACCGTGGCCGGGTGGAACGCGGGGTGTGGCGCAGGAACGCAGTCGGCTCCCGACCAAGGAACGGCGTTTGCCGCTCCTGCCGTGCCGGCGAACGTCACGGCATCTGTCGGTCAGTGTCTCGTGACGGTCAACTGGACACCTTCGGCCGGCGCGACGGGCTATATCGTGTATCGCGACGGCAATCAGATCGGCACACCGGCTGCTCCGCCATTTACACATGAACCTCCTACTCCGAACCAGAATAACAATTACACGGTAGCTGCGCGCAATACGAACAATCCGGCGGATTGTCAGACGAGTGCGCAGTCGGCTCCAGCCGTCGGCTCGGACATCGATGAACCGCTGGCGCCGTCCAACGTGCAGGCGACCGACTCGACGCTCTGCTTTGTGCAGGTGACGTGGACGGACAATTCGAACAACGAACTCGGATTCATCATTCGCCGCGGCGGTGTCAATATCGACACGGTAGCGGCGGGATTGCAGACGTATAACGATACGACGGCGGCGCAGGGCACGGTCTACAGCTACACGGTGCTGGCCTACAATGCCTGCGGCAACAGCACGATTCCGACGGCGAACTCCGGTTCGCGCAAGCAGGTGCCGCCGCAGGTGACGGGCGTCAATGCGACGGATAACCTGCCGGACCGCGTGACGGTGACGTGGACCAACATCATCCGTGAAACGAATTACCGGATTTTGCGGGACGCTGTGCAGCTTGCGATAGTTAATGCGGATATTACGACGTATGACGACATGACGGCCGTGCCCAACGTCGTTTACATGTACACGGTACAAGCCTATAACGAATGCGGCGACGGTGCGGTTTCCGTAGGCAATACGGGACAGGTGCTTGCCTCACTAAGTCCGCCGACGAACGTGCAGGCGACGGATGATCTGTGTAACCGCGTGGATGTGACGTGGACGGATACCCAGAATGAGACGGGTTACAACATCTTGCGCGATGGGAACCAGATTGGCTCGGTTGCGGCCAACGCGACGAACTTCAGCGACAACACTGCCGTGCCGGGAGTTGTATATGCCTATATCGTTCAGGCCACCGGCCCGGGCGGTCCCGCAAACAGCACGCCTGACAACGGCGGTCGCGCTCCGTTGCCGCAAGCGCCAGCTTTGGTCTGGGTGTCTTCAACCTGTACTGGAGTGAATTTCTCTTATGAGCGGGGAGACTTTGCGGACACTACGGTCTTTTTCCTTGATGGAGTGCAGATTAATACGAGCGTAGGTGCTGCGGGTAACTTCAATGTGACGTTGCCGGATGACGCAGAGCATGTCGTTTACGCGATTGGCGCCAATGAGTGCGGTCGCGGAGACACGAGTGAACAGTATATCGTGAGCAGATTGCAGGCCCCCGGAGTCGTGACCGACTTGACGGGAACGAGCGAGAATTGTGCGGACGTCCTGCTCGAATGGACAGATCCGGCAGGAGCCGATGAGATTCATATCTATCGCAACTTGGTGCTGATTGCAACGGTTCCTTTTGGTGTAGGCGAGTATCTGGACAATGTCGGCAACGGCCCCGCAACGTATGAATACTTTGTCAGAGCCGAGAACGAGTGCGACGTAGGCGCTACGAGTGAAGAGATTGAAGTTAGTGTGGCTCAAGCTCCGACGGTGCCCACGAACGTCATAGCCAGCGATACCTCGTGTTTCTTCGTGTGGGTGACCTGGGACGCGTCGCTGGGTGACGTGGACTACTACAATATCTATCGCGACGGCCAACTTGTCGGCAACAGCAATCCGGGTGTTAGAATCTTCTCTGATAGTCCTCCTGATGCCTTGCCGCACGACTATGCTGTTTCGGCGGGCAGTGCAGAATGTATCGACTCCGAGGCCAGCGATCCTGTCCCGGGCCGTAAGCTCGAATCCGTCGGGATTCCTACCGGCTTGGTTGCAGCCGAAGCGCGCTGCGATACGTTGTCTTTCTGCTGGACTGCGGCCTCAGGTGACGTTGACGGTTACATTATTTATGCGAACGGTGTTCCGATTGATACGGTGGTTGCGACGTGCTTCGGATATCTGCCGGCTACTCCGGGACAGAGAACATACCGAGTGAGTGCCTATTCCGCACTTTGCGGTGAAGGCGGCCTCAGCGCTCCGATAGACATTCAACTGTTGGCTTCTCCAATTGCTCCGCCAAGCTTTGCGGGTTCAAGTAATAGTTGCTCTGGTGTCACGCTGACGTGGGGAGCGCAGCCGGCCAACACCGCGCTTGCGGGCTATCGCATCTATCGCGGTGCCACGCTGATTTTCGAAGGCGCTGCGCACAACGATGACCGCACGTTTGTCGACGCGGGTGCGAGCGAAGGCGTGAATAACTATACTATCGTGGCCTACAGCTTAACAACTGGCTGCGATGATTCCGACCCTGCGGCAACAAGCGGCACCGTGCTTCCTTTCCCGACGACTCCGACCAACGTGCAGGCGTCTGATACGTCGTGCTCGGATGTGTACGTGACGTGGACCGCTTCCACCGGCACTTTCGACGGATACAACGTCTATCGTAACGGTGCCTTCGTGGCATTCGTCGCGGCTCCCACGACGAACTACACGGATACCGGTATTGCGGGCGGGACAACAGCCTCGTATACGGTGGCTGCAACGGACGATGTGTGCGGAACGACGGCGCAATCTGCTGCTGACAATGGAACTCGACTTGAAGGACCGGATGCGCCAACTAACGTGACGGCGTCCAATAACGATTGTGACGAAATCCTTGTGAGTTGGAGTGCCGCGCCCGGAGATGTGACGGAATATCGTGTGTTCCGGAATGGCGCTCTGGCAGGAACCGTCCTGCCGCCGACGACACAATTTGCTGACACGCCGCCAGCAGGTGTCTATGAATACACCGTGCGGGCCTATAGTGTTTTCTGCGGTGAAACGAATCCGTCCGCTCCTGCGACGGGTGAGCGTCTGCCGCAGATGGGACAGGTCACGGGTGTTACGGCGTCCGTTGACAGTTGTGACGGTATTCTGATTACGTGGAGTGCGTATCCCGGCGCAACCGAATACCGCGTGTATCGCAGCGACGATCCCAACAATTGGTGGTCAAGTCTTGCGCCGCACTTGACATCTGTCTTTGACAACTCCGTGCCAGAAGGTGTACCATACAGTTACCGTGTGACGGCGGTGAATCCTTGCAACGAAGGACCGCAGTCTGCGCCGGCAACGGGACAGCGCGCCGAGACTCCGAGCCAAGTTACCGGTCTCACGGCCACGCAAAACTTGGTCAGTGAGGTCTGCTTGAGTTGGAATGATGTCAACGGAGAGTTGAACTACAATATCTATCGCAACGGAACACTCATCGCCAGCAACAGTGCCGATGACGTCACCTACTGCGACGGAACAGCTTCGCCCGGCGTGACTTATACCTACACCGTCGCCGCGACAAACGTCTGCGGTGAAGGTGATCTGTCTGCCGGAGCGCAGGGTGTTGCCGTGTTCAGTTTAAGTCAGGTTACCGGTGTTACGGCTTCTACAACAGATTGTAATCAGATTTGCCTGTCGTGGTCCGATATCGAAAATGAAACCGGCTATGAGATCCTGCGTGATGGAGCCTTGCTCGCCTCGGTCGGTGCGAACGTCACGACTTACTGTGATTTGACCTCCGTGCCCGGCGTGTGCTACAACTACACGGTGCGCGGGTTTAACATCGGTGGTGCAGGTCCCGAGTCGGTGATTGTGCAGGGTTGCCGTCGTAATATTCCTGCGCAAGTGCAAGGCCTGACAGCTACGACGACGAACTGCTCCATGGTCATCCTGAATTGGACCGACACGGCAGACGAAGACCGCTATGATGTGTATCGCAACGGAGTACTGCTCGTGCAGAACGTTCCTGCGAACACGACTACCTACAACGACAATACCGCGACACCGGGTGTCGCGTACATGTATACGATTCTGGCCGTCAACGCCTGCGGCAACGCGCCACAGAGCGCTCCCGCGCAAGGTGCCGTTGCAACGGTTCCGCCGCTGGTGGCCGGATTGACCGCGTCGAACAACATCTGCTCGCAGATTGCTTTGACGTGGCAGGATCAGCTTTCGGAGACAGGTTATCTCGTCTATCGCGATGGCAATCTGACTACTCCGATTGCGACGGTTCCGGCGAATCAGACGAACTACACCGACACAGGAGTGACCGGCGTTCACACATACAATGTGCGCGCAATCAACAACTGTGGAAACGGTGAAGCGGGATCGGCCGTGGCAGGCGAAGGATTGACGGTTCCCGGTGTCGCAACCGGTGTGGCTGCTGCTGAGAATTGCGGCAACGTGACGGTCACGTGGAACGCGCCGGCGACTCAGCCGATTCAAGAGTACCGCGTGCTGCGCAACGGCTCTCAAATTGCCACGGTGCCCGTCGGTACTACCATGTATATGGACGCGAATGTCGCGGCCGGAACGTATTCCTACAGAATCGTCACGGCCAATCAGTGCGGTGCCGGAGCGCAATCCGCATTGAGCAACAGTGTGACCGTGATTCCCAATCTGGTTCAAGTAACGGGCTTCACGGCCGTTCCGAGCAACTGCTTCTGCATCAATCTGAACTGGAGTAACGTTGCGAACGAGAGCGGCTATTACATCTATTGTAATGGCGTAATCGTGGATACGGTCGGCGCGAATGTAACGACGTTGACCTACTGTCCGGCGGACACGCAAACCTGTTCGGTTCAGGTGGCGGCGTTTAACAGCTGCCAAATCGGCCCGCTGTCTAGTGCGATTGTGGTTACTCCGAATACCTATCCTCCGGCGATTTCGGGCTTCACCGCGTCAGAAAATCTCTGCGATCGTGTCCTGCTCCAATGGACTGCTTATAGCCACAGCGGAGTATCATTGCTCAAGATTCGTCGGAACGGTGCAAACGTCGCAAACGTTCCTGCCGGCACGACGTCTTACAATCAACTTGGCGTGTGGCCGCAAAGCACCTACAGCATCTCTGCACTGCGCGTGTGCGCCCCCGGAGACACGATTGAATCACCGCTTGCGACAGATGGCGGACGTACAGCACCGACACCGATCGGACCCTCTCAAATGGCCGCTTCGGACGATGGATGCGGAATTGTCACCGTCACTTTCACCTTCACGGATGTCGATGGACAGGATTCCGTGCACGTAAAGCGTAACGGCAACGTCATTGCTCGCTTGGCGGGAGGATTGCCGAATGTTCAACGAAGCTATGTGGACGCAAGTCCGCTGCCGGCTGTAGCGGTTTATGAAGTCTGCGCCTTGTCCAATATCTGCGGACAGGGAGGATGTGCGAATGACGTCGGTCAGGCCGCACCGGTCGCTGGTGCGGTTACGAATCTCGCTGCGACGAATGATCGTTGTAACACAATTATCCTGACGTGGACCGGTACGCAGTATGCAACGCAGTACGTCGTGAGACGTAACGGCGCAGTGCTGGCGAATGTTCCGCAAGGGACCTTCGTCTATTCCGACAACGTTCCGACTGGGACAACCAATAGCTATACGGTTGCTGCGACGAACGATTGCGGTTCCGGTCCGCAGACTCCGCCGGTAACGGGGTCGACGATCCCGCTGCCCGCAGTTCCGACCGGCGTGGCCGCTTCGGACGGCCTGTGTAATCAGGTTATCGTGAGCTGGAATCTGGTGGCCACCGCTACGAGCTATCAGGTCTGGCGCAATAACACACTACTGGCTGACAACATCCCGGGCGCATTTAACTCTTACACGGACAACAACGTGCAGCCCGGCGTGACGTACAACTATCAAGTGCGCGGTGTCAACCAGTGCGGATTGGGCGTCTTGTCGGCTCCGACTACGGGTTTCTCCGCTCAGCAGGTAGCGACTGTGACGAATATCACTGCAACAGTTAACCTCAACGATCGCGTTCGTTTGACGTGGAACAACGTAGCGCAGGAAACAGGCTACGAAATTCTGCGTGGGTTCCCGCCGCAATCAATAGCGACGGTTAGCGCGGATGTCACGAGTTACAACGACTTCTCGGCAGCTCCGGGTGTCGAATATGAATATCGTGTGCGCGCGTTCAACAATTGCGGCCTCGGTGAAATGTCCACCGTGGTGTACGGATATCGTGTGCCCGTTGATCCGATCATCTTCGGAGTCGTAACCGTCACGACGGAACTCTACGGCTGTATGTCTGCGGTTCCAGCTGATATGGATGGCGACGGCGATATGGATGTCGTTGCCGCAGGAATGTTCGCTGACAAGGTGATGTGGTACGAGAACAACGGCACGTGGGACTACACTCCGCATGTTGTGATAGCAGATTGGGACGGTGCACGTTCTGTGGCCGTCGGTGACTTGGACGGCGACGGTGACTTGGACATCGCCGCGGTGGCGCAGTTCGCCAACGAGTTGATGTGGTTCCGCAAGAATGCAAACGGCACTTTCACTCCCAACATCATTCTCACGAATTACCGTGGTGCCCGCGATGTGATTATCGTCGACATGGACGGAGACGGTGATCGAGACCTGGTGACGGCCGCTTGCGACGACAATGATGTAAGCTGGTGGCGCAACAACGGAAGTGGCGTGTTCACGCGCTTTGTTGTGGACAACAACTTCGTGGGTGCTCGCTCAATCGAGGTCGCGGATATCGGGAATGACGGTGATAAGGACATTCTCGGTGCGGCGTATGAAGGCGGCATGCTCGCGTGGTGGTCGAATAACGGAACTCAGTCGTTTACCCGCCACGTTCTGGCAACCGGCTGGTTCGGAGCGTCCTATATCAATGCGGCGCATCTGAACAATGACAACGTGCTTGATATCTACTTCTGTGTGGCGCAACAGCCGATGATTGCGTGGTGGGATGGTGCGACGATGGAACAGAACTATATTACGTCATTGCTCCCGTTCCCGCGCGAATTGGATGCCGTGGATATGGATGATGACGGACGAGCGGATCTGCTAGTGGCTGCCAACGAGCCGAATGAAATCTCGTGGTGGAGGAATACTGACAACCGCTTCTATCGGAATGTCATGTCGAGCTCCTTCACTCAGGCTTCGGTCGTAAAGGGCGCCGACTTTGACGGCGATCAGGATACCGACGTGCTGGGTGCCGGTGAAGGCACAATCAAGATCTGGCTCTCTTCGCTGCTCGATGTTGTGGAAGGTGCCTCCATCATCAGGCCGCAGGACGACGATAACGAAGGCGGCGACAGGCCGGCGTTCGGGCACGTGGCCATCCCACTGGTGCATGAGCTGTCCGCGAACTATCCTAATCCGTTCAACCCGACGACGCAGATTCGGTTCGGATTGCCGGAAGCGGATTATGTTAAGCTGACTGTCTATGATATCACGGGCCGTGAAGTCGCACGTCTGGCCGAAGGCAGCTTCGGTGCCGGTTACCATACCGTTACGTTTGATGCCTCGCAGTTTGCAAGCGGTGTCTATCTGTATCGGATGGAAGCCGGCAGCTTCGTGCAAAGCCGCAAGATGGTGTTAATGAAGTAG